A part of Crassostrea angulata isolate pt1a10 chromosome 5, ASM2561291v2, whole genome shotgun sequence genomic DNA contains:
- the LOC128184037 gene encoding uncharacterized protein LOC128184037, whose product MASRSKRRKTVSQTGQTETHALVKECMAAALPVIESVVKECIESRNRQSSESSAVQPGPSVPDRPSTQESTETVVRDNPTFQAIIQSGIESSSPLTAVLENNFPLGIARPVGLGVDTKIKAKIYANEYIKLASLIPKSSFEEEPKFKSVEKDGQLVFIKAIDNGCIKSLPQWTEAFHVFVAIHCTKYPDEVGQLMTYAQIIQGIAKSCGDDAAINYDEKFRQWRQVAPRACLWDRKNSELYHDAIVQGLESQTKSKKQPFRASSPKQKYCFTYNNKGFCDKGNSCQYAQYCSNRHSRLQCTKQKQRPINTSKSVTNDHKKTSYHCTQSLNTQLSLLSMLINYLHTFKAMIQRSQNF is encoded by the coding sequence ATGGCTTCCCGTTCGAAGAGAAGGAAAACAGTAAGCCAGACGGGTCAGACGGAAACCCACGCTCTAGTGAAAGAATGTATGGCTGCAGCCTTACCGGTAATAGAGTCGGTGGTGAAGGAGTGTATTGAAAGTAGAAACCGTCAGAGCAGTGAGTCTTCAGCAGTCCAACCTGGACCGTCTGTTCCTGACAGACCTTCAACCCAGGAATCGACGGAGACCGTAGTCAGGGACAACCCAACCTTTCAGGCCATAATTCAGTCAGGTATTGAATCGTCATCCCCCCTAACCGCTGTCCTTGAAAACAATTTCCCCTTAGGGATAGCAAGACCAGTGGGCCTAGGTGTTGACACGAAAATTAAAGCGAAAATTTATGCGAATGAATACATTAAGCTGGCTTCATTAATCCCAAAATCAAGTTTTGAAGAGGAGCCCAAATTTAAGTCAGTTGAAAAAGATGGGCAATTAGTGTTTATAAAGGCAATTGACAATGGGTGTATTAAATCTCTTCCTCAGTGGACTGAGGCCTTTCACGTGTTTGTAGCCATACATTGTACGAAATACCCAGATGAAGTTGGGCAACTCATGACCTATGCCCAAATCATCCAGGGGATAGCAAAATCATGTGGGGATGATGCGGCCATCAATTATGATGAAAAATTCAGACAGTGGCGCCAAGTTGCTCCAAGAGCATGTCTTTGGGACAGAAAAAATTCAGAGCTTTATCATGATGCAATTGTCCAAGGCCTTGAGTcacaaacaaaatcaaagaagCAGCCCTTTCGTGCATCATCCCCTAAGCAGAAATATTGCTTCACATACAATAACAAGGGCTTCTGTGACAAAGGCAACTCATGTCAATATGCACAATATTGCTCCAATAGACACTCTAGGCTTCAATGCACAAAACAGAAGCAGAGACCCATCAACACATCAAAATCTGTCACCAATGATCACAAAAAAACCAGCTACCATTGCACGCAAAGTCTAAATACACAATTGTCTCTCCTATCGATGCTAATCAATTATCTACATACCTTCAAGGCTATGATCCAACGCTCTCAAAATTTTTAG